DNA sequence from the Desulfotomaculum sp. genome:
CTAAATAAGATTCACGAAAAATATCAGGTTGATCCAGAAAACGATTTGAAACCTGTATGCCCAAATTGCCATGCTATGCTACATAAAACAAGCCTCTCAATCGAGGATTTAAGAACCCTGATAAAAAAATAAAACAACTTCCGCTTTTCTTTTTTACGTGTTCCATTTTACGGGCTTTGTCCTGCGGCAATACCTCTGTTTATCCTTGCCTTGACAGTAACGGCAAGCGCCGTGGAAGCGTTGTCGTCGGCAATTATCAAAACCTCCAAACCCATTTCCCGCAGCCTTTCAACATTCCGGGGCACAGCAGACAACTCAAATAGAAATAATTAAAAGGACCTGGAAAAACCGTTAAAAACCTTTCCAGGTCCATCTTGCCTTGTTTATTGTTCAGTCAGTTATTTTCTTTCCAAAACCATCGCCGCGCCCTGGCCGCCGCCGATGCACATCGTCGCCAGACCCAGCTTCCGGTTATTGCGCTTCATTTCGTGGATCATGGTAACAATCAGCCTTGCTCCCGCACACCCGATTGGATGCCCCAGGGATATGCCGCTGCCGAGCAGGTTGGTGTTGTCAAGGCTTACGCCCAGTTCCCTTATGCAGCCGATTGCCTGAGCGGCAAAGGCCTCGTTAAGTTCGATCACATCCATGTCTGCAAGAGAAAGGCCGGTCTTACTGAGGACCTTCTTTACAGCCGGAACAGGGCCGATACCCATGTAAGCAGGATCAACACCGCCTCCAGCAAAGCCCCTGAAAGTGGCCATCGGCTGCAGTCCCAACTCCTTAGCTTTATCCGCCGTCATCATCAGCACAGCAGCGGCGGCGTCATTTATACCTGAAGCGTTTCCTGCCGTAACAGTGCCGTCCTTGCGGAAAGCCGGGGCCATCTTGGACATTTTCTCCAAGGAGGTGTCCATAGGCCTTTCATCTGTGTCGAAAAAGATTGGGTCACCCTTTTTCTGGGGAATGGGCACAGGAACTATCTCCTCTTTAAAGAGGCCTTCCTTGATGGCTTTCCGGGCACGCTGGTGGCTTAAAAGGCCCAGTTCGTCCTGTTCCAGGCGGGTGATGCCGTACTTTGCGGCGATGTTTTCCGCAGTGTTGCCCATATGGTATCCGTAGAATATTTCCCAGACACCGTCCAAAACCATCATGTCAATCAATTCGCCCTTGGATGTAACATCCATCCGGTAGCCCCAGCGGGCTTTGGGGAGAATATAGGGGGCGCAGCTCATGCTCTCCATTCCGCCGGCAATAACCACTTCCGCGTCGCCGGTCATAATCGCCTGCGCTCCCAGGGCAATAGCCTTCATCCCTGAAGCGCATACCTTGTTGACGGTAAAAGCGTTTGATTCCTTTGGAATGCCGCCGAAGATTGCCGCCTGCCGGGCACTGTTCTGCCCCAGGCCTCCCTGGAGAACATTACCCATGATAACTTCATCAATCTGAACTTCAGGCAGGGAATCGTCCCAATCGTAAGCTTTCTTTTCCAGATCGGGCATTCCCATGTCTTTCAAGGCCTCAGCCCCAAAACTCATCAGTTCCGGCCCCGACTTGGGCCTTAATCCCGCCTTTTTCAGCGATTCCCGGATCACCAGGGCGCCCAGCTTAAACGCAGGCACGTCCTTCAAAGTAGCGCCAAAAGTACCGATCGGTGTTCTTGCTCCGCTGACAATTACTACCTCTTTCATTATTCGAACCTAACCTCCCTTAATTAGATACAAAAGGCTTCCAGTATCTGATATTTAAATGCAAAAACTTTACAACAAATTATAACAAACCAGGCTTTTTAACGCAATAATAAAAGCTCGTTGTAAAAACGTTGTAAAAACCGCTGCTAAAACGCATAGACAGGCGCCGGCCGGTGGAAAATATTACTTATGAAGGAGGTATGGCATGAGCTGGCCCGGGTGGTTGATTGCAGCTTTTTTTGTTTTAGTTACCATCATCCTGATGGTTCCCGTTACTTTTTTGATCTGTTTTTCCTGCCGGGGAGAAGAGTGTACGCTGGAAATAAAGGTCAATGCCCTGCCTGTCACTCTATATAAAAAAGAAAGCGCCTTCCCCCTGGGTAAAAACTGGCCTGATTTTAAGAAAAGCAAAAACTTTTCCACCCGCAAAATGCAAACGTTAAAAGCGTTATTTATCTTTTTAATACGGCGGGCAAAAATGGAACATGTTAGTTGGGAAACCAGGATCGGCACGCACGACGCGTATTACACCGCCCTGGCAGCCGGCTGGTTATGGGGAATAAAAGGCTTTTTACTGACCGCCTTATATCGTTATACAAACTCGAGAAATTGCCACCCTCCTCAAATGAAGGTCGCGCCGGTTTTCAACCTTGTTGTCTTTGACACGCGATTTAAAACCGTTTTTCAACTGCGCGTTATAGATCTTCTTCTCGCCGGGCCAAAACTCATCTTTGCATTTTTTATTTGACTTAAAGGCCCAAGGCAGGAAAAACCTGCCCGGATGAAGAAAAACAAGATAAAAAACCATGGGGGAAAGTTTTATGAATACCAGGCGCCCGGATTTAAAAAAGTTTGCCGAAATTGAATTAGGAATGGAACTTCCGGAGGTTAAAAAACAGGTCACGCAGGAGATCATCAACAAGTATGCCCAGGCCTCCGGCGATATGGATCCGCAGCATATAGATCCGGAGTTTGCCGGTCAAACAGTGTTTAAAGGCACAATTGCCCACGGACTGCTTACTATTGCCTATATTTCAGAAATGATGGCCAACTTTTTTAATGACGGGTGGTACTCGGGAAGCGCCATGGAAATAAGCTTTCATGCGCCCGTACGGCCCGGTGACACAATCACGGTGTCGGGCAAAGTTAATACAAAGAAAGCTTCAGGCGACAGGGGCATTGTAACTTGCAAAGTCGCCTGTACAAATCAGGAGAACGCCAGTATCATTACAGGAACTGCAACAGCTTTAGCGAAACTGTAATTTCTTTATTTTGGCCGGGAGGGATCAGTTTTGGAGAAGGAAAAGATGATCAGTTTTGAAGAACTTGAAGTCGGGCAAAAATTTAAACCTCACGAGTTCACGATGACCAAAGAAACAATCTTTAAATACGCTGAAGCCGTTTCTGACTCAAACCCGCTTTACTGCGCTGAAGAAAACGGTAAAAACTCTTTTTACGGCAGTATTATAGCGCCGCCGACAAGCGCAGCCATATATATAGTTTCCGCTTTTCAGTCGGAAGGCAAAATCCCCCCCGGCGCGGCGGTCCACGCGAGGCAGAAGTTCGAATTTATCAGGCCGGTATTTCCCGGTGACCAACTTGTAACCAGTGTGACCGTGAAAAACAAGTTCGTCAAAATGGAACGCAAGTATGTGTTTTATGAGATGACAACCGTTAATCAGAATGGCGAGCCGGTTGTAAACAGCGAAATAACTGTGTTTTGGACGCAATAGTTTTATTTCTTCTCCATTATTTCCACAAAAACATTCGCTATTTCCGGGTCGAGCTGGGTACATGAACAGCGGGAAATCTCCTTTAAAGCCTCGGCGAAACCAGCTCCCTTGCGGTAAGGGCGGTCGGTGGTAATTGCGTCAAAAGTATCCGCAACGGCAATTATCCTGCCCACAAGGGGAATATCGTATCCTTTTACCCCCCGGGGATAGCCGCTGCCGTCGAATTTTTCCTGGTGGTACATCGCTCCTTCATAAATCCCTTCGGCAAGCTGCCGGGGTTCCAAATCGGCAAGGATATGAGCGCCGATTTCCGGGTGCATTTTCATAATGTTCCACTCTTCGGAAGAGAGCGGCCTCTGAAGAAGAACATTGTCCCGAATACCAATCTTGCCCACATCGTGCAGCAGGGCAGCCCTTTCCAGCAATTCCAATTCTTCGGGTGAAAATCCGAGTCCTTTTCCAATTATTACGGAATATTGGCTGACCCTCTCGGAATGGCCGTGTGTATAAGGGTCGCGGGCATCCAAAGATGAGGCGAGCACTCTGATCAGGCTGTTCAGGAGCATTCCCTGCCAGGTATAAAGCCGGCTGTTTTCCAGGGAAATTGCCGCCTGCCCGGCAAAAGCCAGCACGATATACAAGTCCGATTCCGTGAAATACTGCTCCCTTTCTTTATTTTAGAAGTTGCAGGCATCCGATTACTTCTTTCCGGCCTCTTAAAGGTATACACAAAAGGGA
Encoded proteins:
- a CDS encoding HNH endonuclease — its product is LNKIHEKYQVDPENDLKPVCPNCHAMLHKTSLSIEDLRTLIKK
- a CDS encoding acetyl-CoA C-acyltransferase codes for the protein MKEVVIVSGARTPIGTFGATLKDVPAFKLGALVIRESLKKAGLRPKSGPELMSFGAEALKDMGMPDLEKKAYDWDDSLPEVQIDEVIMGNVLQGGLGQNSARQAAIFGGIPKESNAFTVNKVCASGMKAIALGAQAIMTGDAEVVIAGGMESMSCAPYILPKARWGYRMDVTSKGELIDMMVLDGVWEIFYGYHMGNTAENIAAKYGITRLEQDELGLLSHQRARKAIKEGLFKEEIVPVPIPQKKGDPIFFDTDERPMDTSLEKMSKMAPAFRKDGTVTAGNASGINDAAAAVLMMTADKAKELGLQPMATFRGFAGGGVDPAYMGIGPVPAVKKVLSKTGLSLADMDVIELNEAFAAQAIGCIRELGVSLDNTNLLGSGISLGHPIGCAGARLIVTMIHEMKRNNRKLGLATMCIGGGQGAAMVLERK
- a CDS encoding acyl dehydratase is translated as MGESFMNTRRPDLKKFAEIELGMELPEVKKQVTQEIINKYAQASGDMDPQHIDPEFAGQTVFKGTIAHGLLTIAYISEMMANFFNDGWYSGSAMEISFHAPVRPGDTITVSGKVNTKKASGDRGIVTCKVACTNQENASIITGTATALAKL